A region of the Pedococcus aerophilus genome:
AGATCCCCACGCCGCGTCGCGCCACCAGCGGCCTGGACTCGGCACGCGTGGCCATGATCATCGCCGTGCTCGCCAAGCGCGCCGGCGCACCGATCGGCAGCTCCGACGTCTACCTGTCGACCGTCGGGGGTGTGCGGCTCACCGAGCCTGCCTCCGACCTGGCCATCGCCCTGGCCGTGGCGAGCTCGGTCATGGAGCGACCGCTCAAGGAGAACTCCATCGCGTTCGGTGAGCTCGGGCTGGCCGGTGAGCTGCGGGCCGTCTCCGGCATCCCGCGCCGACTCGCCGAGGCCGCGCGGCTCGGCTTCCGCACGGCCTACGTGCCTGCAGGTGTCGTGGGCAACGGCCCGATGCCCGAGGGGATGGACGTCGTGGAGTGTGCCGACATCCGCAGCGCGGTGCACTCCGCTCTGCAGGCCTCGCACGGTTAGACTCGCGGCAGACCGGACCGGCGGCATACAAGGGGTTTGAGAAGTGGATCTTCGCGAGGACGACGCGCTCCGCGCGACCCTCGCCGCAGTGGCGCCGGGCACCGAACTCCGTGACGGCCTCGAGCGCATCCTGCGCGGCCGCACCGGCGCCCTGATCGTCCTCGGCTACGACCGCACCGTCGAGAGCCTCGCGACGGGCGGCTTCCCGCTCGACGTCGAGTTCTCGGCGACCCGCCTGCGCGAGCTGGCCAAGATGGACGGCGCGATCGTCGTCGACCGGGAGGTGTCGCGCATCCTGCGAGCCGCGACCCAGCTCGTCCCCGACCCGTCGATCGAGACCAGCGAGTCCGGCACCCGGCACCGCACCGCCGAGCGCGTTGCCAAGCAGACGGGGTACCCCGTGGTCTCGGTGAGCCAGTCGATGCGCATCGTCGCGCTCTACGTCGACGGCCGCCGCCACGTCCTCGAGGACTCGCTGGCGATCCTGTCCCGTGCCAACCAGGCACTGCAGACCCTCGAGCGCTACAAGTCGCGCCTCGACGAGGTCACCGGCACGCTGTCGGCCCTCGAGATCGAGGACCTCGTGACCGTCCGCGACGTCGCCAGCGTCCTGCAGCGCCTCGAGATGGTGCGCCGCATCCGCGACGAGATCTCGGGCTACGTCGTCGAGCTCGGCGTCGACGGACGACTGCTCACCCTCCAGCTCGAGGAGCTCACCGGCGGCCTCGGCAACGACCGCGAGCTCGTCATCCGCGACTACCTGCCTGTCAGCCGGGGCGGGCTCACCCTCGAGGAGGCGATGGCCGCCCTCGAGGAGCTCACCTCCACCGAGCTGCTCGACCTCTCGGCCGGCGCCAAGGCGGTCGGGTTCGCCATCGGTGGCGACGCCCTCGACTCCGCGGTCAGCCCCTGCGGCTACCGCCTGCTGAGCAAGGTCCCCCGCCTGCCGGGCGCGATCGTCGACCGGCTCGTCGACCACTTCGGCAGCCTCCAGAAGCTGCTGGCCGCCAACCTCGAGGAGCTCATGGACGTCGAGGGGGTCGGCGAGGGCCGCGCCCGCGCGGTCCGCGAGGGCCTGTCGCGCCTCGCCGAGTCGAGCATCCTCGAACGCTACGTGTGACCGGTTCACTCGTCGGCGCA
Encoded here:
- the disA gene encoding DNA integrity scanning diadenylate cyclase DisA; the protein is MDLREDDALRATLAAVAPGTELRDGLERILRGRTGALIVLGYDRTVESLATGGFPLDVEFSATRLRELAKMDGAIVVDREVSRILRAATQLVPDPSIETSESGTRHRTAERVAKQTGYPVVSVSQSMRIVALYVDGRRHVLEDSLAILSRANQALQTLERYKSRLDEVTGTLSALEIEDLVTVRDVASVLQRLEMVRRIRDEISGYVVELGVDGRLLTLQLEELTGGLGNDRELVIRDYLPVSRGGLTLEEAMAALEELTSTELLDLSAGAKAVGFAIGGDALDSAVSPCGYRLLSKVPRLPGAIVDRLVDHFGSLQKLLAANLEELMDVEGVGEGRARAVREGLSRLAESSILERYV